One Thunnus maccoyii chromosome 14, fThuMac1.1, whole genome shotgun sequence genomic window carries:
- the LOC121912265 gene encoding transmembrane protein 121: MVPPPPTNKPHVCLSTILIMSSMALIDAYLVEQNHGPRKIGICIMVMVGDICFLIVLRYVAVWVGAEVRTAKRGYAMILWFLYIFVLEIKVYFVYQNYKADRKSLDALARKALTLLLSICIPVLFVVLVAIDHMEYVRAFKKREEIRNRLFWVVVDLLDILDIQANLWEPQKKGLPLWAEGLMFFYCYILLLVLPCVSLSEISMQGINIVPHKMLLYPILSLVTINIITLFIRGGNMILYRDARVSGILIGKNILAIILKTCSFVQYRRQLQNAPPAFGVELQKNSVAHARPAPTPPQVVVMQDQTPLPEVTTCEHT; this comes from the coding sequence ATGGTACCCCCACCTCCCACCAACAAGCCCCACGTGTGCCTGTCCACCATCCTGATCATGAGCAGCATGGCTCTGATTGATGCCTACCTGGTGGAGCAGAACCACGGCCCCCGTAAGATAGGCATCTGCATCATGGTGATGGTGGGAGACATCTGCTTTCTAATTGTATTGCGTTATGTGGCAGTGTGGGTGGGCGCAGAGGTGCGAACAGCCAAGCGAGGCTACGCCATGATCCTCTGGTTCCTTTACATCTTTGTGCTGGAGATCAAGGTCTACTTTGTGTATCAAAATTACAAGGCGGACAGGAAGAGCCTGGACGCTCTCGCCAGGAAGGCGCTAACGTTGCTGCTCTCCATTTGCATCCCAGTGCTGTTTGTGGTGCTGGTGGCCATCGACCACATGGAGTACGTCCGCGCCTTCAAGAAGCGTGAGGAGATCCGTAACCGTCTCTTCTGGGTGGTGGTGGACTTGCTGGACATACTGGACATCCAAGCCAACCTGTGGGAGCCCCAGAAGAAGGGACTACCTCTCTGGGCTGAAGGCCTGATGTTCTTCTACTGCTACATCCTGCTGCTCGTTCTGCCCTGCGTGTCCTTGAGCGAAATCAGCATGCAGGGCATTAACATCGTGCCCCACAAGATGCTCCTGTACCCCATCCTCAGCCTGGTGACCATCAACATCATCACCCTGTTCATCCGCGGGGGGAACATGATTCTGTACAGGGACGCCAGGGTCTCCGGGATCCTGATAGGAAAGAACATCCTAGCCATCATCCTAAAGACCTGCAGCTTTGTGCAGTACAGGAGACAGTTGCAGAATGCTCCCCCTGCCTTTGGGGTCGAGCTGCAGAAAAACTCGGTGGCCCACGCTCGCCCtgcccccacccctccccaaGTGGTGGTCATGCAGGATCAGACGCCCCTCCCCGAGGTGACAACGTGTGAGCACACATGA